The genomic DNA GTGCTGGCCGACGCCCCGGCGGCCGGCGCGGACCTCGGCGTGCCCGTCCTCGTGGCGGGCCCCGAGGAACTGGCGGCCCTCGCGGCCCTCGTGGACGAGCCGGTGCCCGAACTGCCGGACGCGCGGACCGGTCCTGACGACATCGCGTACATCATCTTCACGTCCGGTTCGACCGGCGCGCCCAAGGGCGTACCGATCCTGCACCGCAACATCTGCGCCTATCTCGGTCAGGTTGCCCCGCGCTACGACATCGAGCCCGGCAGCCGCCTCTCCCAGTCCTTCGAGCTGACCTTCGACGGCTCCGTGCACGACCTGTTCGTCGCCTGGGCGGGCGGGGGAACGCTCGTGGTGCCGATGCGCAGCCAGCTGCTGTCACCGGTGAAGACGATCAACAGCCTGCGGCTGACGCACTGGTTCTCCGTGCCGTCGCTGATCTCCTTCGCCTCGCGCCTCGGCACGCTCGAGCCGGGCAGCCTGCCGACACTGCGGTGGAGCATCTTCGGCGGCGAGCCGCTGACCCTGGCGGCGGCCCGGGAGTGGCGGGCGGCCGCGCCGGACAGCCGCCTCGAAGTCCTCTACGGGCCGACGGAACTCACCATCTCGTGCACCGCGTACCGGTTCCCCGACGATCTTGCGGACTGGCCGAAGACGCCCAACGGCACGGCTCCGATCGGCACGTGCTACCCGTTCCTGGATCTGCTGCTGCTCGACGCGGACGACCGGCCGAGCGACAGCGGCGAACTGTACGTACGCGGCCCGCTGAGGTTCCCCGGCTATCTGGACCCGGCGAACAACGCGGGACGCTTCCTGACGTCCGCTCAGCACCCCGCCACCGAGGAACCACTGACCGACCGCCACTGGTACCGCACCGGAGACCGCGTCGCCATGCGGGACGGGCACCTGGTCCATCTCGGACGGACCGACCACCAGGTCAAGATCCGCGGCCACCGGATCGAACTCGGCGAGATCGAGGCGATGCTGCGGCAGCAGCCCGGCGTCCGGGACGCGATCGTCCTCGCGGTGCCGGCCTCCGACGGCGAGCCGGAGCTGGAGGCCGCGGTCAGCGGCACCGGCTGCGTCCCCGACCGGCTCTACTCGGCACTGGGCGACCGGCTGCCGCCGTACATGCTGCCCCGCCGGATCGCCGTCCTCGACCAGCTGCCGCTCAACCCCAACGGGAAGATCGACCGACGGGCCCTGCTCGCCGAACTGGGACGCTCCCGCTGACCCACGGCGTCCTCGCCGAACCGCCCCGACACCCCACTCCCCGACGTCTGTTGTGAGGCACCCACATGTTCGACGCCATCGTGGTAGGCGCGCGCTGCGCCGGAGCGTCCACCGCCATGCTGCTCGCCCGCTCGGGGTACCGGGTACTCCTGCTGGACCGGTCGGCGGCCGGCTCCGACACCCTCTCCACCCATCTCGTCCACCAGCCGGGCGTCGCGGCTCTCGCCCGTTGGGGGCTCCTGGAGAACGTACGGGCCTCGGGGTGCCCGCCGCTGGACCGGGCGGTCTACGAGGTGGCCGACATCCACCTCGAAGGCTGCGCCAGGGGTGTGGAGGGGCAGCGTGCCTCGTACGCTCCCCGGCGCCATGTCCTGGACGCCATCCTGGTCGACGCGGCCGTCGCGGCGGGCGTCGAGTTCCGCGACCGCTGCCAGGTCACCGGCCTGCTGCGGGACGGCACCGGGCGCGTCGTCGGCGTGGAGGGCAGACACGGCGGCCGCTCCTTCACCGAGCGGGCCCGGCTGGTGATCGGCGCGGACGGCATGCGCTCCACCGTCGCCCGGCTGGTCGAGGCGCCGTACACCGTGACGGATCCACGGCTGACCTGCGCGTACTACACGTACTGGCCGGACGTGCCGGCCACCCTGGAACTGTACGAGCGCACCGGGAGCTGG from Streptomyces avermitilis MA-4680 = NBRC 14893 includes the following:
- a CDS encoding amino acid adenylation domain-containing protein — its product is MSDPQNLYAWFARSAAAYGDECTALEIGDDRLSYGALRDLAERLAGRLVAAAGGTPPRRVGLLASRSVTAYAGYLAVLRAGATVVPLNPEHPSARTRDIVEAAGLELVLADAPAAGADLGVPVLVAGPEELAALAALVDEPVPELPDARTGPDDIAYIIFTSGSTGAPKGVPILHRNICAYLGQVAPRYDIEPGSRLSQSFELTFDGSVHDLFVAWAGGGTLVVPMRSQLLSPVKTINSLRLTHWFSVPSLISFASRLGTLEPGSLPTLRWSIFGGEPLTLAAAREWRAAAPDSRLEVLYGPTELTISCTAYRFPDDLADWPKTPNGTAPIGTCYPFLDLLLLDADDRPSDSGELYVRGPLRFPGYLDPANNAGRFLTSAQHPATEEPLTDRHWYRTGDRVAMRDGHLVHLGRTDHQVKIRGHRIELGEIEAMLRQQPGVRDAIVLAVPASDGEPELEAAVSGTGCVPDRLYSALGDRLPPYMLPRRIAVLDQLPLNPNGKIDRRALLAELGRSR
- a CDS encoding FAD-dependent oxidoreductase, whose amino-acid sequence is MFDAIVVGARCAGASTAMLLARSGYRVLLLDRSAAGSDTLSTHLVHQPGVAALARWGLLENVRASGCPPLDRAVYEVADIHLEGCARGVEGQRASYAPRRHVLDAILVDAAVAAGVEFRDRCQVTGLLRDGTGRVVGVEGRHGGRSFTERARLVIGADGMRSTVARLVEAPYTVTDPRLTCAYYTYWPDVPATLELYERTGSWVAAVATNDAATLVLAYFPQVRFEEVRTDARGAYLEQIRTTAPALHERLRGKEPAERLRGTGDQQNFFRQATGPGWVLVGDSGHHKDSITARGISDAFLQVDTLVRHVDGPLGGDPVRLDAALEKFAEERDSALTPGYESTLAVARLAPHEQRLSLLRAVQTDPELTAIYFDMVAGIGSAGALYTPKLLALL